A stretch of the Pseudomonas sp. ACM7 genome encodes the following:
- a CDS encoding type I secretion system permease/ATPase produces the protein MSDQGRGAESPTPDTGLVCLVMLARFHSVVASAEQLAHEFAPANQPFTQRELLLAARKLGLKAKSVNTTIPRLDRTPMPAIAADGDGTFFIIAKLDQGKALIQDPRSERPEVITFEALAARWTGELLLVRSEAGLPGETSRFDFTWFIPAIVKYRKLLGEVLLVSFALQLFALVTPLFFQVVMDKVLVHHGLTTLDVIAAGLLGIMVFESALSGLRSYVFAHTASRIDVELGSRLFRHLINLPLAYFQARRVGDSVARVRELENIRSFLTGNAITLLLDVLFSVVFVLVMFYYSGWLTLIVLLSLPLYVLVSLLITPLLRARLQDSFTRGAENQAFLVETVNGIDTVKSMAVEPQAIRKWDNQMAAYVAAGFKTQTLSTIANESVSLIGKLVTVATLWLGARLVIDGQLSVGELIAFNMLAGRVSGPIMRLAQLWTSFQQTGVSVQRLGDILNTRTELSQATRSALPPLRGQIEFDQVHFRYRADGSEVLRGVSLQIAAGEVIGVVGRSGSGKSTLTRLLQRLYVPERGRVLVDGMDLALADVSSLRRQIGVVLQDNMLFNRSIRENIALSDPGAPLEAVMHAATMAGAHEFILELPEGYDTMVGEHGTSLSGGQRQRVAIARALIGNPRILIFDEATSALDYESERIIQQNMQSICAGRTVIIIAHRLSAVRDANRILVVDRGQIVEQGSHAELLTHQAGHYSRLHRMQQG, from the coding sequence ATGAGTGATCAAGGAAGGGGCGCCGAGTCGCCCACGCCAGACACCGGTCTCGTGTGTCTGGTGATGCTGGCCCGGTTTCATTCGGTGGTGGCATCCGCCGAGCAACTGGCTCACGAATTCGCTCCGGCGAATCAGCCATTCACGCAACGTGAACTGCTGCTCGCCGCACGCAAGCTGGGACTCAAGGCCAAATCGGTCAACACCACCATCCCCCGTCTGGACCGTACGCCAATGCCTGCGATTGCGGCCGATGGCGACGGGACGTTTTTCATCATTGCCAAGCTGGACCAAGGGAAGGCGCTGATTCAGGACCCGCGATCGGAGCGTCCTGAAGTCATCACCTTCGAGGCCCTGGCGGCGCGCTGGACCGGTGAACTGCTGCTGGTGCGTTCCGAGGCCGGGTTGCCGGGTGAAACCTCGCGGTTCGACTTCACCTGGTTCATTCCCGCCATCGTCAAATACCGAAAGCTGTTGGGCGAAGTGCTGCTGGTGTCCTTTGCCTTGCAGCTGTTTGCGTTGGTGACGCCGTTGTTTTTCCAGGTGGTCATGGACAAAGTGCTGGTGCATCACGGTCTGACCACCCTCGATGTCATCGCGGCTGGGTTGTTGGGCATCATGGTGTTCGAGTCCGCCTTGAGCGGTCTGCGCAGCTACGTGTTTGCCCATACCGCGAGCCGTATCGACGTGGAGCTGGGTTCGCGATTGTTCCGACATTTGATCAACCTGCCACTGGCGTACTTTCAGGCGCGGCGGGTCGGTGATTCGGTCGCCCGAGTGCGCGAACTGGAGAACATTCGCAGCTTCCTGACCGGCAACGCCATCACCTTGTTGCTGGACGTACTGTTCTCCGTGGTGTTCGTCCTGGTGATGTTTTACTACAGCGGTTGGCTGACTCTGATCGTGCTGCTGTCGTTGCCGTTGTACGTGTTGGTCTCGTTGCTCATCACGCCACTGTTGCGTGCCCGGTTGCAGGACAGTTTCACCCGTGGCGCCGAGAACCAGGCGTTTCTGGTAGAGACCGTGAATGGCATCGACACGGTGAAATCCATGGCTGTCGAGCCCCAGGCAATCCGTAAGTGGGATAACCAGATGGCGGCTTATGTTGCTGCCGGTTTCAAGACCCAGACCTTGTCCACCATTGCCAATGAAAGCGTGTCGTTGATCGGCAAACTGGTCACGGTAGCGACTCTCTGGCTGGGGGCTCGATTGGTGATTGATGGTCAGCTGTCGGTGGGCGAGCTGATTGCCTTCAACATGCTCGCCGGTCGCGTCAGCGGCCCGATCATGCGCCTGGCGCAGTTGTGGACCAGCTTCCAGCAAACCGGGGTTTCGGTGCAGCGTCTGGGCGACATTCTCAACACCCGCACCGAGCTGTCCCAGGCCACTCGTAGTGCGTTGCCGCCACTGAGGGGGCAGATCGAGTTCGACCAGGTGCATTTCCGTTATCGTGCCGACGGCTCGGAAGTCTTGCGCGGGGTCAGTCTGCAGATCGCGGCCGGTGAGGTCATTGGTGTCGTGGGGCGTTCCGGCTCCGGCAAAAGCACTCTGACGCGACTGCTTCAGCGCCTGTACGTGCCCGAGCGCGGACGGGTGCTGGTCGATGGCATGGACCTGGCGCTGGCCGACGTTTCCTCCCTGCGCCGGCAGATCGGCGTGGTGTTGCAGGACAACATGCTGTTCAACCGCAGCATCCGCGAAAACATCGCCCTGAGCGATCCGGGCGCACCGCTCGAAGCGGTGATGCATGCCGCCACCATGGCTGGCGCTCATGAATTCATTCTGGAGCTGCCCGAGGGCTACGACACCATGGTGGGGGAGCACGGCACCTCACTCTCCGGCGGTCAGCGGCAACGGGTCGCCATCGCTCGCGCCTTGATCGGCAACCCGCGGATTCTGATCTTCGATGAGGCCACCAGCGCCCTGGACTACGAGTCCGAGCGGATCATCCAGCAGAACATGCAAAGCATCTGCGCCGGCCGCACGGTGATCATCATCGCCCACCGATTGTCGGCGGTTCGCGATGCCAATCGCATTCTGGTGGTCGATCGCGGGCAAATCGTCGAGCAGGGCAGCCATGCCGAATTGCTCACGCATCAGGCCGGCCACTATTCGCGTCTGCACCGTATGCAACAGGGCTGA
- a CDS encoding pirin family protein — translation MKNIIGIYTSPRTHWVGDGFPVRTLFSYDNLGKHISPFLLLDHAGPAEFTPTTERRGVGQHPHRGFETVTIVYKGELEHRDSTGSGGKIGPGDVQWMTAASGILHEEFHSEGFAKTGGTLEMVQLWVNLPAKDKMADAGYQTILDGDIPSIALKDQAGSLRLIAGEFDGHTGPARTFTPIDVWDLRLNGGKLLTLDLHEGRNTALVVLRGTVQVNGVELVREGQLALFERNGQQLSLEANNDAVVLLLSGEPIDEPIVGHGPFVMNSEQEIHQAFADFQSGRFGRISG, via the coding sequence ATGAAAAACATCATCGGTATCTACACCAGCCCACGGACCCATTGGGTCGGCGACGGTTTTCCGGTTCGCACGCTGTTTTCCTACGACAACCTGGGCAAGCACATCAGCCCGTTTTTGCTGCTCGATCACGCCGGTCCCGCTGAATTCACCCCGACCACCGAGCGTCGTGGCGTTGGTCAGCACCCGCATCGCGGTTTCGAGACGGTGACCATCGTCTACAAAGGCGAGCTGGAACACCGCGACTCCACCGGCAGCGGCGGCAAGATCGGCCCAGGCGACGTGCAATGGATGACCGCAGCCTCGGGGATTCTCCACGAAGAATTCCACTCCGAAGGTTTCGCCAAAACCGGCGGCACCCTGGAAATGGTGCAGCTGTGGGTCAACCTGCCGGCCAAGGACAAAATGGCCGACGCCGGTTACCAGACGATTCTCGATGGCGACATCCCGAGCATCGCGCTCAAGGACCAGGCCGGCAGCCTGCGCTTGATCGCCGGTGAGTTCGACGGCCACACCGGCCCGGCGCGCACGTTTACCCCGATTGACGTCTGGGACCTGCGCCTCAACGGCGGCAAGTTGCTGACCCTGGATCTGCACGAAGGTCGTAACACGGCACTTGTAGTGTTGCGTGGCACGGTTCAGGTCAACGGTGTGGAACTGGTGCGCGAAGGGCAGTTGGCGTTGTTCGAACGCAATGGCCAGCAGCTCAGCCTGGAAGCCAATAACGATGCCGTCGTGTTGCTGCTCAGTGGCGAACCGATCGACGAACCCATCGTCGGCCACGGCCCGTTCGTGATGAACAGCGAGCAGGAAATCCATCAGGCCTTCGCTGACTTCCAGTCAGGCCGGTTCGGTCGGATAAGCGGTTGA
- the ycaC gene encoding isochorismate family cysteine hydrolase YcaC gives MTTSYKRLDKDNAAVLLVDHQAGLLSLVRDIEPDRFKNNVLALADLAKYFKLPTILTTSFETGPNGPLVPELKALFPDAPYIARPGQINAWDNEDFVKAIKATGKKQLIIAGVVTEVCVAFPALSALAEGFEVFVVTDASGTFNELTRQSAWDRMSASGAQLMTWFGLACELHRDWRNDVEGLGTLFSNHIPDYRNLFTSYNALTNSK, from the coding sequence ATGACTACTTCTTACAAACGTCTCGACAAGGATAACGCCGCCGTTCTGTTGGTCGATCACCAGGCGGGTCTGCTTTCTCTGGTGCGCGACATCGAGCCGGACCGTTTCAAGAACAACGTGTTGGCCCTGGCTGACCTGGCCAAGTACTTCAAGCTGCCGACCATTCTCACCACCAGTTTCGAAACCGGCCCCAACGGCCCGCTGGTCCCTGAACTCAAGGCGCTGTTCCCGGACGCGCCGTACATCGCCCGTCCTGGCCAGATCAATGCCTGGGACAACGAAGACTTCGTCAAGGCGATCAAGGCCACCGGCAAGAAACAACTGATCATCGCCGGCGTGGTGACCGAAGTGTGCGTGGCGTTCCCGGCGCTGTCGGCACTGGCTGAAGGCTTCGAGGTGTTCGTGGTGACTGACGCTTCAGGCACCTTCAACGAACTGACCCGTCAATCGGCCTGGGACCGCATGTCGGCCTCCGGCGCACAGTTGATGACTTGGTTCGGCCTGGCCTGTGAGCTGCATCGCGACTGGCGCAACGACGTGGAAGGCTTGGGCACCTTGTTCTCCAACCACATCCCGGACTACCGCAACCTGTTTACCAGCTACAACGCGCTGACTAACAGCAAGTAA
- a CDS encoding carboxymuconolactone decarboxylase family protein, with protein sequence MKPRIDFYTASPDALKAMIALETAVSKLPLEKTLIELVKLRTSQINGCAFCLDMHSADARKGGEAERRLYTLSAWRETPFFTPRERAALAWTESLTLLSQTHVPDEDYELATSEFSPKEMVDLTVAITTINAWNRLAVGFRKMPQE encoded by the coding sequence ATGAAACCTCGCATCGATTTCTACACTGCTTCCCCTGATGCACTCAAAGCCATGATCGCGCTGGAAACCGCTGTGTCGAAGCTGCCTCTGGAAAAGACGCTGATCGAACTGGTCAAGCTGCGTACCTCGCAAATCAACGGCTGCGCGTTCTGCCTGGATATGCACAGCGCCGATGCCCGCAAGGGCGGTGAGGCCGAGCGTCGCCTATACACTCTTTCGGCCTGGCGTGAAACGCCATTCTTCACCCCGCGTGAACGTGCGGCGCTGGCCTGGACCGAATCCCTCACGCTGCTGAGCCAGACCCACGTTCCGGACGAAGATTACGAACTGGCTACTTCCGAGTTCAGCCCCAAGGAAATGGTCGACTTGACCGTGGCCATTACCACCATTAACGCCTGGAACCGCCTGGCGGTAGGCTTCCGCAAAATGCCTCAGGAGTGA
- a CDS encoding HlyD family type I secretion periplasmic adaptor subunit, translating to MSATPSLLQRYRHAWRDSWRQRKQMDSVQRLPHEAQFLPAALELQDTPVHPAPRIFVWSIMGFAVLALLWACIGKIEVVAVASGKIVPNGKTKLIQSSETAVVRAIHVSDGQAVKVGELLVELDPTAADADVRRIQSDLLAARIDSARSAAMLDAINQQKPPASLIGAIANANPEQVLSAQRWLQGQYQEYRSSLELVDAEILQRSAEIQSAQAQVASLRQTVPIATQLAEDYQRLLAQQYVARHEYLEKEQARLDLQRQLSVQQASVLQSTAAQGEARRRREGVVAQNRRAMLDLQQEANQKAASLVQELAKARYQETLTSLKAPVDGTVQQLAIHTVGGVVTPAQPLMVIVPADQPVEVEAMLENKDVGFVRAGQPVTVKVETFTFTKYGTVAGEVLSVSNDAIEDEKRGLIYSSRIRLKSDHLMVNGQRVALSPGMSVTAEVKTDQRRVIEYFLSPLQQHVDESLHER from the coding sequence ATGAGCGCAACGCCTTCGTTATTGCAGCGTTACCGCCACGCCTGGCGAGACTCTTGGCGCCAGCGCAAACAGATGGACAGCGTGCAGCGCCTGCCACATGAAGCGCAGTTTCTTCCCGCCGCGCTGGAGTTGCAGGACACCCCCGTGCATCCGGCACCGAGAATCTTCGTCTGGAGCATCATGGGGTTCGCCGTGTTGGCGTTGCTGTGGGCCTGCATCGGCAAGATCGAAGTGGTGGCCGTGGCCTCGGGCAAGATCGTTCCGAATGGCAAAACCAAGCTGATTCAATCCAGCGAAACGGCGGTGGTCAGGGCGATCCATGTCAGTGATGGTCAGGCCGTGAAAGTCGGCGAGCTGTTGGTCGAGCTCGACCCGACGGCGGCGGACGCCGACGTCAGACGGATTCAGAGTGACCTGCTGGCGGCCCGTATCGACAGTGCCCGTAGTGCAGCGATGCTCGATGCGATCAATCAGCAAAAGCCACCGGCATCGCTGATCGGAGCGATTGCCAACGCCAACCCGGAGCAGGTGCTCAGCGCCCAGCGCTGGTTGCAAGGGCAGTATCAGGAATACCGCAGCAGCCTGGAACTGGTCGACGCGGAAATCCTCCAGCGCAGCGCCGAAATCCAGTCTGCCCAGGCCCAGGTGGCCAGTCTGCGACAAACCGTGCCGATCGCCACGCAACTGGCCGAGGACTACCAGCGGCTGTTGGCGCAACAGTACGTGGCGCGTCATGAATACCTGGAAAAGGAACAGGCCCGACTGGACCTGCAACGTCAGTTGAGTGTGCAGCAAGCCAGCGTGTTGCAATCCACCGCCGCCCAGGGTGAGGCGCGGCGTCGGCGCGAAGGTGTCGTTGCACAAAATCGCCGCGCCATGCTCGACCTGCAACAAGAGGCCAACCAAAAAGCCGCGAGCCTGGTTCAGGAACTGGCCAAGGCCCGCTATCAGGAAACCCTGACCAGCCTCAAAGCCCCGGTGGACGGCACCGTCCAGCAATTGGCCATCCACACCGTCGGCGGCGTGGTCACACCGGCCCAGCCGTTGATGGTCATCGTTCCCGCGGACCAACCGGTAGAAGTGGAAGCGATGCTGGAAAACAAGGACGTCGGTTTCGTCCGCGCCGGACAGCCGGTCACGGTCAAGGTCGAAACCTTCACTTTCACCAAATACGGCACCGTCGCCGGCGAAGTGCTCAGCGTCTCGAACGACGCCATCGAAGATGAAAAACGCGGGCTGATTTACAGCAGCCGTATTCGCCTGAAGTCCGATCACTTGATGGTCAATGGTCAGCGAGTGGCGCTGTCGCCGGGGATGTCGGTGACGGCGGAAGTGAAGACGGATCAGCGGCGGGTGATCGAGTACTTCCTGAGTCCGTTGCAACAGCATGTGGATGAGAGTTTGCATGAGCGTTGA
- a CDS encoding TolC family outer membrane protein, with protein sequence MTHPTRFFTPLLILTIVTIPVIADASPDRADLLGVYRQAVEHDAQLSAARHDYQARRESVPQARAGLLPTLNAGSTVESVRLQRDEPGLTRTRSTTVFQANLNQPLFRADRWFQLEAAHASTAQAELELGAKEQGLVLTTAQAYFETLRALDLLAASTAEEAALKRQQQQAQARLENGASSITDVLDAQAAYDNAGANRKLAERKVDDAFEALSRLTRQEYSAIEGIQHQLPVELPVPNDANEWVSRAVRQNLALQASSYAVIAAEQTNRQRKAGYAPTVDAVASWRKGENDSFGYSNPTDFGRNGYRGNVAQGSIGLELNIPLYAGGMTRSQVREATERLAQSEDEREDRRREVVQNTRNFYRAVNSDIEQVIARRQTIRSGQASVKANQVGRDLGSRNTADVLNAQRQLYSAVREYNNARYDYIIDTLKLKQAAGTLSPTDLTDLAMYLTKDYDADRDFLPPQERKAL encoded by the coding sequence ATGACTCACCCCACCCGCTTTTTTACACCGCTGCTCATTCTTACGATAGTGACGATCCCGGTTATTGCCGATGCAAGTCCTGATCGCGCCGATTTGTTGGGGGTTTACCGTCAGGCGGTTGAACACGATGCTCAGCTTTCTGCGGCGCGCCATGATTACCAGGCTCGACGCGAAAGTGTTCCGCAAGCCCGGGCCGGGTTACTGCCCACGCTCAATGCGGGGAGCACGGTGGAGTCGGTGCGCCTGCAACGTGATGAGCCCGGCCTGACCCGCACCCGCAGCACCACGGTATTTCAGGCTAATCTCAACCAGCCACTGTTTCGTGCTGATCGCTGGTTTCAGCTCGAAGCCGCTCATGCCAGTACCGCACAGGCCGAACTTGAATTGGGTGCGAAAGAACAGGGGCTGGTGCTGACAACGGCTCAGGCCTACTTCGAAACCTTGCGTGCACTGGATTTATTGGCAGCCTCCACAGCCGAGGAAGCGGCGCTCAAGCGCCAACAGCAACAGGCCCAGGCGCGTCTGGAGAATGGGGCATCGAGCATCACCGATGTGCTCGACGCCCAGGCCGCTTATGACAATGCCGGCGCCAATCGAAAGCTCGCCGAGCGCAAGGTCGATGATGCGTTTGAGGCGCTGTCTCGTTTGACACGCCAGGAGTATTCGGCAATCGAGGGCATTCAACATCAACTGCCCGTGGAGCTTCCGGTCCCCAACGATGCCAACGAATGGGTCAGCCGCGCGGTACGTCAGAACCTTGCGTTGCAGGCCAGCAGCTACGCGGTGATTGCTGCCGAGCAAACCAATCGCCAGCGCAAGGCCGGCTATGCACCGACCGTCGATGCGGTGGCGTCCTGGCGCAAGGGCGAAAACGACAGCTTCGGTTACAGCAACCCCACCGACTTCGGGCGCAACGGCTATCGAGGAAATGTCGCGCAAGGCAGCATCGGTCTGGAGCTGAACATTCCGTTGTACGCCGGTGGCATGACTCGCTCGCAAGTGCGCGAAGCGACCGAACGTCTGGCCCAGAGCGAAGACGAGCGCGAAGACCGGCGCCGCGAAGTGGTGCAGAACACCCGCAATTTCTACCGCGCCGTCAATTCCGATATCGAGCAGGTGATTGCCCGCCGACAGACGATTCGCTCCGGCCAGGCTTCGGTCAAGGCCAATCAGGTGGGTCGTGATCTGGGCTCGCGTAATACCGCTGATGTGCTCAATGCCCAGCGCCAGCTGTATAGCGCTGTACGTGAATACAACAACGCTCGTTACGACTACATCATCGATACGCTCAAACTCAAGCAAGCGGCGGGGACGTTGAGTCCAACAGACCTGACCGATTTGGCGATGTACCTGACAAAGGACTACGACGCGGATCGGGATTTTCTGCCGCCTCAGGAGCGCAAGGCGCTCTGA
- a CDS encoding DUF6124 family protein produces MKKFGTNSAETPNDSPNDTVASSSPAKVTEQLVSVPLRTHTRPASASYFFAVVPDVDTESLLCHASETLASLSVMATDLARELEGPRRHVIVGIQQLSALGELLVNRALDNLEPPRGLSEGRPTANAE; encoded by the coding sequence ATGAAAAAATTCGGCACCAATTCCGCGGAAACACCAAACGATTCCCCCAACGACACCGTCGCTTCATCCAGTCCCGCCAAAGTCACCGAACAGCTCGTCAGCGTGCCCCTGCGCACTCACACACGTCCCGCATCTGCCAGCTATTTCTTCGCCGTCGTTCCGGATGTCGACACGGAATCCCTGCTCTGTCACGCCTCTGAAACCCTCGCCTCCCTGAGTGTCATGGCCACCGATCTCGCCCGTGAACTGGAAGGCCCGCGTCGCCATGTCATTGTAGGTATTCAGCAACTGTCCGCGCTGGGCGAATTGCTGGTCAATCGAGCGCTGGACAACCTGGAACCACCCCGGGGATTGTCTGAAGGTCGTCCAACTGCCAACGCTGAATAA
- a CDS encoding mechanosensitive ion channel domain-containing protein, producing MLSLLTDHPLLCAMALILIDLGLWRLLSANGSQWKLVVRLVIFSLFSVLLFNEGMNPMETAPWVDNVPLHLAATGLQIGWWLFGARTLTVLIGAVMMQRVGHTGRLLQDLLGAVIFLIAIIAALAYVLDLPVKGVLATSGALAIIVGLALQSTLSDVFSGIVLNTTKPYQLDDWISIDGTEGRVIDIDWRATRLQTAQGSMAVIPNSLAAKAKIINFSRPSDIFGVSISLQLSPHARPQTVIDALERAMQGCRYLLIKPAPCVALKGSSATGVEYEISGFVVSMDQKRMVRNLLFDLAFRHLQASGVSLLSNVEPNAPANLSRPRALLDASNIFSTLRQEEKETFSQNMTLQNFRAGEMILPAGEVSDHLFIIESGVVSVELSRGGVKFESGRMGPGEVIGEGGILSDTALPADFSAKTACSLYRIEKDYLKPCLDARHDISEAMKALLDFRLNKSQTLTQEAPRVVQKKGFLQWLRNRA from the coding sequence ATGCTGTCACTGCTTACCGATCACCCGTTGCTCTGCGCGATGGCTTTGATCCTTATCGATCTTGGGCTGTGGCGCTTGCTCAGTGCCAATGGCAGCCAATGGAAACTGGTCGTGCGGCTGGTGATTTTTTCGTTGTTCAGTGTCCTGCTGTTCAACGAAGGCATGAACCCCATGGAAACGGCGCCCTGGGTCGACAACGTCCCGCTGCACCTGGCGGCCACCGGTTTGCAGATCGGCTGGTGGCTGTTCGGTGCACGCACCCTGACGGTGCTGATCGGCGCGGTGATGATGCAACGGGTCGGGCACACCGGGCGCTTGCTCCAGGATCTGCTCGGCGCGGTGATTTTCCTGATTGCGATCATCGCGGCACTGGCGTACGTACTCGATCTGCCGGTCAAGGGTGTGTTGGCGACGTCCGGTGCGTTGGCAATCATCGTCGGCCTGGCCTTGCAGAGTACCCTCAGCGACGTGTTCTCCGGGATCGTCCTCAACACCACCAAACCCTATCAACTGGATGACTGGATCTCCATCGACGGCACCGAAGGTAGGGTTATCGACATCGACTGGCGCGCCACGCGCCTGCAAACGGCCCAGGGCAGCATGGCGGTGATCCCCAACTCCCTGGCGGCCAAGGCCAAGATCATCAACTTCAGTCGGCCCAGTGACATTTTCGGCGTATCCATCAGCCTGCAACTCAGCCCGCACGCGCGTCCGCAAACGGTGATCGACGCGCTGGAACGGGCGATGCAAGGATGCCGCTATTTGTTGATCAAACCGGCGCCGTGTGTCGCGTTGAAAGGCTCCAGCGCCACCGGCGTGGAATACGAAATCAGTGGTTTCGTGGTCTCCATGGACCAGAAACGCATGGTCCGTAATCTGCTGTTCGACCTGGCATTCCGGCACTTGCAGGCCAGCGGTGTCAGCCTGTTGTCGAACGTCGAACCCAATGCACCTGCCAACCTGTCACGGCCACGGGCATTGCTGGACGCGTCGAACATTTTCTCGACCCTGCGTCAGGAAGAGAAAGAAACCTTCAGCCAGAACATGACCCTGCAAAACTTCCGCGCCGGTGAAATGATCCTGCCGGCGGGGGAGGTCAGCGATCATTTGTTCATCATCGAATCAGGTGTGGTGTCGGTGGAGCTGAGCCGTGGCGGGGTCAAGTTCGAATCCGGGCGCATGGGCCCGGGTGAGGTGATCGGCGAAGGCGGGATTTTGTCCGATACGGCGCTACCGGCGGACTTCAGCGCCAAGACCGCGTGCAGCTTGTACCGGATCGAAAAGGACTACCTCAAACCGTGTCTGGATGCGCGGCATGACATCAGCGAAGCGATGAAGGCGTTGCTGGATTTCCGCTTGAACAAGTCTCAGACGTTGACTCAGGAAGCGCCTAGGGTTGTGCAGAAGAAGGGATTTTTGCAGTGGCTGCGCAATCGAGCGTAG
- a CDS encoding LysR substrate-binding domain-containing protein, with translation MVEDLNTLYYFTQVVEHHGFAPAGRALDMPKSKLSRRIAELEERLGVRLLHRTSRHCSLTEIGQAYYQRCLAMRVEAESAAELIERNRSEPQGLVRISCPTALLNSWVGPMLTRYMLKYPLVELFIESTNRRVDLIHEGFDIALRVRFPPLENTDMVMKVLGNSTQCLVGSPAFVSRLSSPASPADLSGLPSLHWGAAQREYQWELFGADGASAVIRHAPRMVTDDLLALRHAVVAGIGIAHLPSVVVRDDIAAGRLVELVPGWAPKCGIVHAIFPSRRGLLPSVRALIDFLGEEFSHSDIA, from the coding sequence ATGGTGGAAGACCTCAACACCCTCTACTACTTCACCCAAGTGGTGGAGCACCACGGTTTCGCCCCGGCCGGCCGTGCGCTGGACATGCCCAAGTCGAAGCTGAGCCGACGCATTGCCGAGCTCGAAGAGCGCCTCGGCGTACGCCTGCTGCACCGCACCAGCCGGCATTGTTCACTGACGGAAATCGGTCAGGCCTATTACCAGCGCTGCCTGGCGATGCGCGTGGAAGCAGAAAGCGCTGCCGAACTGATCGAACGCAACCGCTCCGAACCCCAGGGCCTGGTGCGCATCAGTTGCCCGACTGCGCTGCTCAACTCCTGGGTCGGGCCAATGCTGACCCGCTACATGCTCAAGTACCCCCTGGTGGAGTTGTTCATCGAGAGCACCAACCGCCGGGTCGACTTGATCCACGAGGGGTTCGACATCGCCCTGCGGGTGCGCTTTCCGCCGCTGGAAAATACCGACATGGTGATGAAGGTGCTGGGCAACAGCACCCAGTGCCTGGTGGGCAGCCCGGCCTTTGTGTCGCGCCTGTCTTCACCGGCCTCCCCGGCTGACCTCAGCGGTTTGCCAAGCCTGCATTGGGGCGCGGCGCAGCGTGAATATCAGTGGGAATTGTTTGGGGCGGACGGCGCCAGCGCGGTGATTCGGCATGCTCCACGAATGGTCACCGATGACCTGTTGGCGTTGCGTCACGCCGTGGTGGCCGGGATTGGCATCGCTCACCTGCCCAGCGTGGTGGTGCGCGATGACATTGCGGCGGGCCGATTGGTGGAACTGGTTCCAGGCTGGGCACCCAAATGCGGGATCGTGCATGCGATCTTCCCGTCACGCCGTGGGCTGCTGCCGTCGGTGCGTGCATTGATCGACTTTCTGGGCGAGGAATTCAGCCACAGCGATATTGCTTAG